In a genomic window of Microbacterium amylolyticum:
- a CDS encoding MarR family winged helix-turn-helix transcriptional regulator, which produces MVNEHASQEASDIRAATLRLARRIRQQRSIATMSDGQFAVLVNVYLHGPHTLSALAERDGVTAPSMNRTVNCLEELGYVTRASDDEDRRKVRIAITEQGSAVVDDTVQRRDGWLQGVLDTLEPDDRATLHAAAQIILREVHR; this is translated from the coding sequence ATGGTTAACGAACACGCATCTCAAGAAGCCTCCGACATCCGTGCGGCGACGCTGCGGCTCGCTCGGCGTATCCGGCAACAGCGGTCAATCGCCACGATGTCCGACGGTCAGTTTGCGGTTCTCGTCAATGTGTACTTGCACGGACCGCACACCCTCTCCGCACTGGCCGAGCGCGATGGTGTCACGGCGCCGTCGATGAACCGCACCGTGAACTGCCTCGAAGAGCTCGGGTACGTTACCCGCGCCTCCGACGACGAGGATCGCCGTAAGGTGCGCATCGCCATCACCGAACAAGGCTCAGCGGTTGTCGACGACACGGTGCAGCGCCGCGACGGCTGGCTGCAGGGCGTGCTCGACACCCTCGAACCCGATGACCGCGCCACCCTGCACGCCGCGGCCCAGATCATCCTGCGGGAGGTGCACAGATGA
- a CDS encoding lipoate--protein ligase family protein encodes MHGEYKVPGGKLVVVDLETAGGKISEFALAGDFFLEPDEALIDINAAVTGLPETADVPTIAAAIRQALPGGAQLLGFTPEAVGTAVRRALATASSWGDFDWEIIDDPAVSPLVNLALDEVLTERVGDGRRRPTLRIWEWDSSAVVIGSFQSYKNEVDPDGAKKHGFDVVRRISGGGAMLMGAEQIITYSLYVPASLVAGLTFADSYAFLDDWVLQALRGIGIEATYQPLNDIASPHGKIGGAAQKRLANGGILHHATLSYDIDGQMMTEVLRIGREKLSDKGTTSAAKRVDPLRTQTGMARRDIIDAFIAQFQTFTGAERGTVSAEELAAAEELVRTKFSTHSWLHRVP; translated from the coding sequence ATGCATGGCGAGTACAAGGTGCCCGGTGGAAAGCTCGTGGTTGTCGACCTCGAGACTGCTGGCGGCAAGATCAGCGAGTTCGCGCTCGCCGGTGACTTCTTTTTGGAGCCCGACGAGGCGCTGATCGACATCAACGCCGCGGTGACGGGGCTGCCGGAAACGGCCGACGTTCCGACGATCGCGGCCGCGATTCGCCAGGCGCTTCCGGGCGGTGCCCAGCTGCTCGGGTTCACGCCCGAGGCGGTCGGAACGGCCGTTCGACGGGCGCTGGCAACGGCCTCGTCGTGGGGTGACTTCGACTGGGAGATCATCGACGACCCGGCCGTTTCCCCGCTCGTCAACCTCGCGCTTGACGAGGTGCTTACCGAACGCGTCGGTGATGGCCGCAGGCGACCCACTCTGCGGATCTGGGAGTGGGACAGCTCCGCCGTGGTCATCGGGTCGTTCCAGTCTTACAAGAACGAGGTGGACCCGGACGGGGCGAAGAAGCACGGCTTCGACGTTGTGCGCCGCATCTCGGGCGGCGGTGCCATGCTGATGGGCGCCGAGCAGATCATCACGTACTCGCTCTACGTTCCCGCATCGCTCGTGGCCGGTCTGACATTCGCCGACTCGTATGCGTTCCTCGACGACTGGGTGCTCCAGGCACTGCGTGGCATCGGCATTGAGGCGACGTATCAGCCGCTCAACGACATTGCGAGCCCGCACGGCAAGATCGGCGGCGCGGCGCAGAAGCGTCTCGCGAATGGCGGCATCCTGCATCACGCCACGCTCAGCTACGACATCGACGGACAGATGATGACCGAGGTGCTGCGCATCGGGCGCGAGAAACTCAGCGACAAGGGAACCACCTCGGCGGCCAAGCGCGTCGACCCGCTCCGGACCCAGACGGGAATGGCCCGGCGCGACATCATCGACGCGTTCATCGCCCAGTTCCAGACGTTCACGGGAGCCGAACGCGGCACTGTCAGCGCCGAAGAGCTCGCCGCGGCGGAGGAACTTGTTCGCACCAAGTTCTCCACGCACTCCTGGCTGCACCGCGTCCCGTGA
- a CDS encoding DNA-methyltransferase, with protein MTFTTPQGGLRVAAPVAIHHGDNLEVIQTLPDAAFTMIYLDPPFNTGRKRQHTTQTVTHAPDAVNIGAVEDDAGGALFGDAFLNATENPVWNGFHGRKYERVRQTLTTFDDRFDDYWAFLEPRLTEAWRLLAEDGTLYLHLDYREAHYAKVMLDAVFGRDHFLNELIWAYDYGAKSRSRWPTKHDTILVYVKNPDKYFFDSDAVDREPYMAPGLVDSEKVARGKLPTDVWWHTIVPTSGAERTGYPTQKPEGILKRMVQASTRPGDRVLDFFAGSGTTGAVASKLGRQAVLVDGNPRAIEIMQKRMPHAIVIR; from the coding sequence GTGACCTTCACGACTCCGCAGGGCGGGCTGCGCGTCGCCGCGCCCGTTGCGATCCACCACGGCGACAACCTCGAGGTCATCCAGACGCTGCCCGATGCGGCGTTCACCATGATCTATCTCGACCCGCCGTTCAACACGGGCCGCAAGCGCCAGCACACCACGCAGACCGTCACACACGCTCCCGATGCGGTGAACATCGGCGCCGTCGAGGACGACGCCGGGGGAGCGCTGTTCGGTGATGCCTTTCTCAACGCCACCGAGAACCCGGTCTGGAACGGCTTCCACGGCCGTAAATATGAGCGCGTGCGTCAGACGCTCACCACGTTCGACGATCGTTTCGACGATTACTGGGCGTTTCTCGAACCGCGGCTTACCGAGGCCTGGCGGCTGCTGGCCGAGGACGGAACGCTGTATCTCCACCTCGACTATCGCGAGGCGCACTACGCGAAGGTGATGCTGGACGCCGTCTTCGGGCGCGATCACTTCCTCAACGAGCTGATCTGGGCCTACGACTACGGGGCCAAGAGCCGGTCCCGGTGGCCAACGAAGCACGACACGATTCTGGTCTACGTCAAGAACCCCGATAAGTACTTCTTCGACTCCGACGCTGTCGACCGTGAGCCCTACATGGCTCCGGGGCTCGTGGACAGTGAGAAGGTGGCACGCGGCAAGCTGCCCACCGACGTGTGGTGGCACACAATCGTGCCCACCAGCGGCGCCGAGCGCACCGGCTATCCCACGCAGAAGCCCGAGGGCATTCTGAAGCGGATGGTGCAAGCATCGACGCGGCCAGGGGACCGGGTGCTGGACTTCTTCGCGGGGTCGGGAACAACGGGAGCTGTCGCCTCGAAGCTCGGACGTCAGGCGGTTCTTGTCGACGGCAATCCGCGCGCAATCGAGATCATGCAGAAGCGGATGCCGCATGCGATTGTGATTCGCTAG
- a CDS encoding NosD domain-containing protein has translation MANRMQGMRMIAGASVVLLAAALSACSGGSDGQTQDVVRVPADASLTDAGALVADGGVILIAPGTYNETIEVRGSDVTIRGEDRNEVILDGDLALSSGVIATGERVTVENLTVRNYLQNGVLITGLTDDTGAGIARGPDGYVPEDAPDLVPGYLVQNVTSSNNGLYGIYAFNRTEGVIRNNVATGGSDSGIYVGQCDTCNALVEGNIVERNAVGIELANASNSVVITGNQITNNRIGVSVLSNYLEAHGPSRGVRIIGNVISDNNERETPVQAGGAFGIGVGLSGTIDADVSRNRITGNDNVGVWISSSEDFAPYDNVLSGGVFGGNGIDVAYTPAIGDGANCFDLDTNVVTEPAGLADADCGAPTPVGSFTQPDAPQGVAFSQVELPGPQPDAGAAGTEPTQLPDHISFPDLDSVDVPADNFLTEGAR, from the coding sequence ATGGCGAATCGTATGCAGGGCATGAGAATGATCGCGGGCGCGAGTGTTGTCCTCCTCGCAGCGGCGTTGTCCGCGTGCTCTGGCGGGAGTGACGGACAGACCCAAGACGTGGTGCGCGTCCCGGCGGACGCGAGTCTGACCGACGCGGGAGCACTCGTCGCTGATGGCGGCGTCATCCTCATCGCGCCCGGAACATACAACGAGACGATCGAGGTGCGCGGGTCCGATGTCACGATCCGCGGCGAAGACCGCAACGAGGTGATCCTCGACGGAGACCTGGCGCTGTCCAGCGGTGTTATTGCGACCGGCGAACGCGTCACTGTAGAAAACCTCACCGTGCGGAACTACCTCCAAAACGGTGTTCTGATCACGGGCTTGACCGATGACACCGGCGCCGGAATCGCTCGCGGCCCCGACGGATACGTGCCGGAAGACGCTCCGGACCTTGTTCCCGGCTACCTCGTGCAGAACGTCACCTCGTCCAACAACGGCCTCTATGGCATCTACGCTTTCAACCGCACAGAGGGCGTGATCCGAAACAACGTCGCCACCGGTGGTTCCGACTCGGGGATCTATGTCGGGCAGTGCGACACGTGCAACGCCCTTGTGGAGGGGAACATCGTTGAGCGCAATGCTGTCGGCATCGAACTGGCGAACGCATCGAACAGCGTTGTGATCACAGGGAACCAGATCACGAACAACCGCATCGGGGTGAGCGTTCTCAGCAACTATCTCGAGGCGCACGGGCCGAGCCGCGGCGTGCGGATCATCGGCAACGTCATCTCCGACAACAACGAGCGGGAGACTCCGGTACAGGCCGGCGGAGCGTTCGGAATCGGTGTGGGATTGTCCGGAACGATCGATGCGGATGTGTCGCGCAACCGGATCACCGGGAACGACAACGTCGGCGTGTGGATTTCCTCGTCAGAAGACTTCGCCCCGTATGACAACGTCCTCTCCGGTGGGGTGTTCGGCGGCAACGGAATTGATGTGGCCTACACGCCGGCAATCGGCGATGGAGCGAACTGCTTCGACCTGGACACGAACGTGGTCACCGAGCCTGCCGGCCTGGCGGACGCCGACTGCGGCGCCCCCACACCCGTCGGCTCGTTTACCCAGCCGGATGCTCCGCAGGGCGTTGCGTTCTCGCAGGTGGAACTCCCCGGACCCCAACCCGACGCCGGCGCGGCCGGAACGGAGCCCACGCAGTTGCCAGACCACATCTCGTTCCCCGACCTGGATTCCGTGGACGTTCCCGCCGACAACTTCCTGACCGAGGGCGCACGGTGA
- a CDS encoding GNAT family N-acetyltransferase produces the protein MTVTLRPLDIDDDADRASLIEFLTSNEFPFHVRRRVDVAAVEERIADGDFSAPSHAALRIEDDGNLIGIVVLDDLDDGDPLFDVRLAEKFRGKGLGVQALTALADYVFRAYPDVDRIEGQTRDDNRAMRRSMLRAGFVKEAHYRGGWPTDAGPRDSIAYGLLRSDHESGTVTPLTWDDEAPERAGGPSTAVPIRTDRLTLRPHLQSDTDALFGIYSRPDVVKYLLEEAWSPDTAVEKIRLRTSRNDLDGPAGALALVITRKGVVIGDVAVWWTDRERKVAEIGWVLSPDHAGQGFATEAVSAALNLAFDRFGAHRLVAQMDARNAASAALATRVGMVREGHHRQDWWSKGEWTDTLVYAMLADDRPAA, from the coding sequence ATGACCGTCACTCTCCGGCCTTTGGATATCGACGATGACGCCGATCGCGCGAGCCTGATCGAGTTCCTCACCTCGAACGAGTTCCCGTTTCATGTGCGACGCCGGGTCGATGTCGCGGCAGTGGAAGAACGCATCGCCGACGGCGATTTCTCGGCGCCCAGCCATGCTGCGCTGCGCATCGAGGACGACGGAAACCTGATCGGTATCGTCGTCCTCGACGACCTTGACGACGGTGATCCCCTGTTCGATGTGCGCCTTGCCGAGAAGTTCCGGGGGAAGGGCCTGGGCGTTCAGGCGCTCACCGCGCTCGCCGACTATGTGTTTCGTGCCTACCCCGACGTCGACAGGATCGAGGGGCAAACGCGTGACGACAACCGTGCCATGCGGCGATCGATGCTGCGCGCGGGTTTTGTCAAAGAGGCGCACTATCGCGGCGGGTGGCCGACCGACGCCGGCCCGCGCGACTCGATCGCCTACGGCCTACTGCGATCTGACCACGAGAGTGGCACCGTGACGCCGTTGACGTGGGACGACGAAGCGCCGGAGCGGGCAGGAGGGCCGTCTACTGCCGTGCCGATCCGAACCGATCGCCTCACCCTGCGACCACATCTGCAGAGCGACACCGATGCCTTGTTCGGCATTTATTCGCGCCCCGACGTTGTTAAGTACCTGCTGGAAGAGGCATGGTCGCCCGATACCGCCGTCGAGAAAATTCGCCTTCGCACGTCACGCAACGATCTCGACGGACCCGCCGGTGCCCTCGCGCTCGTGATCACGCGCAAGGGCGTTGTCATCGGCGACGTGGCGGTCTGGTGGACCGATCGCGAACGGAAGGTCGCCGAGATCGGATGGGTTCTCAGCCCCGACCACGCCGGCCAGGGCTTCGCGACCGAAGCTGTTTCGGCAGCGTTGAACCTGGCCTTCGACCGCTTCGGCGCGCATCGCCTTGTTGCGCAGATGGACGCCCGAAACGCGGCATCGGCGGCACTCGCCACACGCGTCGGTATGGTGCGCGAGGGTCATCACCGACAGGACTGGTGGAGCAAAGGGGAATGGACGGACACCCTGGTATACGCAATGCTGGCCGACGATCGTCCGGCGGCGTAG
- the pgm gene encoding phosphoglucomutase (alpha-D-glucose-1,6-bisphosphate-dependent), translating into MTSRAGLPAEASDLTDIDALIAAYYDLRPDPQVAAQRVAFGTSGHRGSSLATAFNEDHILATTQAIVDYRAQQGIGGPLFLGRDTHALSLPAEHTAIEVLVANEVDVRIDTHDAWVPTPALSHAIIAHNVGKLTDDPGLADGIVVTPSHNPPQDGGFKYNPPHGGPADTDATNWIADRANELIAGGLEGVKRVRFADIERDHIASYDFRDAYVRDLGNIIDMDAIRDAGVRIGTDPMGGASVEYWQLIAEVYGIDLTVVNPDVDPTWRFMTLDWDEKIRMDPSSPSAMASVVARKDEFDVLTGNDADADRHGIVTPDAGLMNPNHYLAVAIEYLFSHRSGWEENSAVGKTLVSSMMIDRVTASLRRTMLEVPVGFKWFVPGLIDSSVAFGGEESAGASFLRRDGGVWTTDKDGIILCLLAAEIIAVTGKTPSQRYAELEAEYGASSYARVDAPATPAQKAALKKLSPEDVTAETLAGDPITAKLSHAPGNGAAIGGLKVQTEFAWFAARPSGTEDVYKLYAESLKGPQHLAEVQREAAAIVDQILGA; encoded by the coding sequence ATGACCAGTCGAGCAGGACTTCCCGCAGAAGCCAGCGACCTGACAGACATCGACGCGCTGATTGCGGCGTACTACGATCTGCGCCCCGATCCACAGGTCGCCGCGCAGCGCGTGGCCTTCGGTACCAGCGGCCACCGCGGATCCAGTCTCGCGACCGCGTTCAACGAGGATCACATCCTCGCGACGACGCAGGCGATCGTCGATTATCGCGCGCAGCAGGGCATCGGCGGACCGTTGTTCCTCGGACGCGATACGCACGCGCTGTCGCTTCCGGCGGAGCACACAGCGATCGAGGTGCTTGTGGCCAACGAGGTCGATGTTCGCATCGATACGCACGATGCGTGGGTGCCGACCCCAGCGCTCAGCCACGCGATCATTGCCCACAACGTCGGCAAGTTGACGGACGACCCCGGTCTCGCTGATGGCATCGTCGTAACCCCCAGCCACAACCCTCCGCAGGATGGCGGTTTCAAGTACAACCCTCCGCACGGTGGCCCCGCCGACACGGATGCAACGAACTGGATCGCGGATCGCGCCAACGAGCTCATCGCGGGCGGCCTCGAGGGCGTCAAGCGCGTGCGCTTCGCCGATATCGAGCGCGATCACATCGCCAGCTACGACTTCCGTGATGCGTATGTGCGCGATCTCGGCAACATCATCGACATGGATGCGATCCGCGACGCCGGTGTGCGCATTGGCACTGACCCCATGGGCGGCGCGTCGGTGGAGTACTGGCAGCTGATCGCCGAGGTCTACGGAATCGACCTGACGGTGGTCAACCCCGATGTCGACCCCACGTGGCGCTTTATGACCCTGGACTGGGACGAGAAGATCCGCATGGATCCATCGTCGCCGTCGGCGATGGCGTCCGTTGTGGCGCGTAAGGACGAGTTCGACGTTCTCACCGGCAACGATGCCGACGCCGACCGTCACGGCATTGTCACGCCCGACGCGGGACTGATGAACCCGAACCACTATCTGGCCGTCGCGATCGAGTATCTGTTCTCGCACCGTTCCGGGTGGGAAGAGAACTCGGCGGTGGGCAAGACGCTTGTCTCGTCGATGATGATCGACCGGGTCACCGCATCCCTGCGGCGCACCATGCTTGAGGTTCCCGTCGGATTCAAGTGGTTCGTGCCGGGCCTGATCGACAGTTCTGTCGCCTTCGGCGGTGAGGAGTCGGCGGGTGCGTCGTTCCTGCGCCGCGATGGCGGCGTATGGACAACGGACAAGGACGGCATCATCCTCTGCCTGCTGGCGGCCGAAATCATCGCCGTTACCGGGAAGACTCCATCGCAACGATATGCCGAGCTCGAGGCCGAATATGGCGCGTCGAGCTATGCGCGCGTTGACGCGCCGGCGACGCCCGCGCAGAAGGCGGCGCTGAAGAAGCTTTCGCCGGAGGACGTCACGGCCGAGACTCTGGCCGGCGACCCGATCACGGCCAAGCTGTCGCATGCTCCGGGCAATGGTGCGGCCATCGGTGGACTCAAGGTGCAGACCGAGTTCGCGTGGTTTGCCGCGCGCCCGTCGGGAACAGAAGACGTGTACAAGCTGTACGCCGAGAGCCTCAAGGGCCCCCAGCACCTTGCCGAGGTGCAGCGCGAGGCTGCGGCGATCGTGGATCAGATCCTCGGCGCCTGA
- a CDS encoding LLM class F420-dependent oxidoreductase: MRFGTFIPQGWRFDLVGIDPSEQWATMQRLAQRADDGPWESLWVYDHFHTTPVPSEEATHEAWTLMSAFAASTSRIRLGQMCTCMGYRNPAYLAKVAATVDHVSSGRVEMGIGGGWYEHEWRAYGYGFPAIGDRLRALREGVEIMKQGWETGRATLDGRYFQVDGAIVQPQPIQQPGIPIWVAGGGEKVTLKIAATYASYTNFGSANVDEFRHKNQVLQGHCDALGRDHTEITRSTSINVVLGENQADVNDRLARITDRANRFVPESGRERFLEDIAPASPGIGTPEQVAEHLQALKEAGVDYTIAYFPELAYDTSGAELFEKQVIPALA; the protein is encoded by the coding sequence ATGCGCTTTGGAACCTTTATCCCGCAGGGCTGGCGATTCGATCTCGTCGGCATCGATCCTTCCGAGCAGTGGGCCACAATGCAGCGGCTCGCCCAACGTGCCGACGATGGCCCGTGGGAGTCGCTGTGGGTCTACGACCACTTCCACACAACGCCCGTGCCAAGCGAGGAGGCAACGCACGAGGCCTGGACGCTGATGTCCGCCTTCGCCGCGTCGACATCGCGCATCCGCCTGGGTCAGATGTGCACTTGCATGGGTTACCGCAACCCCGCGTATCTCGCGAAGGTCGCCGCGACGGTTGATCACGTCTCGAGCGGACGCGTCGAGATGGGCATCGGCGGCGGCTGGTACGAGCACGAGTGGCGCGCCTATGGCTACGGGTTCCCGGCGATCGGCGATCGCCTGCGTGCCTTGCGCGAGGGCGTCGAGATCATGAAGCAGGGATGGGAGACGGGCCGGGCAACGCTCGACGGACGCTACTTCCAGGTGGACGGGGCCATTGTGCAGCCGCAGCCGATTCAGCAGCCAGGTATTCCGATCTGGGTGGCCGGCGGCGGAGAGAAGGTCACACTGAAGATCGCCGCGACCTACGCCTCGTACACGAACTTCGGCAGCGCAAATGTCGATGAATTCCGGCACAAGAACCAGGTGCTCCAGGGCCACTGCGATGCGCTCGGGCGTGACCACACGGAGATCACCCGGTCGACGAGCATCAACGTTGTTCTCGGCGAGAACCAGGCGGACGTGAACGATCGCCTCGCGCGCATCACCGACCGCGCGAACCGCTTTGTGCCCGAATCCGGACGCGAGCGATTCCTGGAGGACATCGCCCCGGCGTCTCCGGGAATTGGCACACCCGAACAGGTGGCTGAGCACCTGCAGGCGCTGAAAGAGGCCGGCGTCGACTACACCATCGCCTACTTCCCCGAGCTGGCCTACGACACCTCGGGCGCCGAGCTTTTCGAGAAGCAGGTGATCCCGGCACTCGCCTGA
- a CDS encoding AI-2E family transporter, translated as MFGNNRRTPPAVAREIVKKAEAPRSLWRDHFGTLATRSVQIIAIGVFAAALVWSLHTITVVVIPVILALIFAAAFEPIMRRLRLVMPSLLATVIVLLAIVGVIGGVIWAMVRAILAQWNDLYTSAESGVQQILVWVNELPFAPDEEQLLEWWQSIQDFVLSAQFGSAVGSGALAGVSAIASFVTGLVLMTVVLFFFLKDGPQIWTFLIRPFEGGWRDRMERVGSKSVSTLGAYVRGTAAVAAVDAIGIGVGLAILQVPMWFPLMLVVFLLSFIPIVGATLAGILAALVGLVDGGLWTAIIIVIIVIGVNQLESNFLQPVLMGRTLKLHALAILVALMVGTVLAGILGAVLAVPLAAVAWGIIQVWDGENLPARWARPKEKKEL; from the coding sequence ATGTTCGGCAACAATCGACGTACTCCTCCCGCCGTCGCGCGGGAGATCGTGAAGAAGGCCGAAGCGCCGAGATCGCTGTGGCGCGACCATTTCGGCACGCTGGCCACACGTTCTGTGCAGATCATCGCGATCGGTGTTTTTGCGGCGGCGCTCGTGTGGTCGCTGCACACCATCACCGTCGTGGTGATCCCCGTTATCCTCGCGCTGATCTTTGCGGCGGCGTTCGAGCCGATCATGCGTCGCCTGCGCCTGGTGATGCCATCTCTGCTGGCCACCGTGATCGTCCTGCTGGCGATCGTCGGGGTGATCGGCGGTGTCATCTGGGCGATGGTGCGCGCCATTCTGGCGCAGTGGAACGATCTGTACACCAGCGCTGAAAGTGGTGTTCAGCAGATTCTCGTCTGGGTGAACGAACTGCCCTTCGCACCTGACGAAGAGCAGCTGCTGGAGTGGTGGCAGTCGATTCAAGACTTCGTCCTCAGCGCGCAGTTCGGCTCCGCTGTCGGTAGCGGTGCGTTGGCCGGTGTCAGCGCGATCGCCTCGTTCGTGACGGGCCTCGTGCTGATGACGGTTGTGCTGTTCTTCTTCCTCAAGGACGGCCCGCAGATCTGGACCTTCCTGATCCGGCCCTTCGAGGGCGGCTGGCGCGACCGCATGGAGCGCGTCGGCTCGAAGAGCGTCAGCACGCTTGGCGCCTACGTTCGCGGAACGGCGGCCGTCGCCGCGGTCGATGCGATCGGTATCGGAGTTGGTCTGGCGATTCTGCAGGTTCCCATGTGGTTCCCGCTGATGCTCGTGGTGTTCCTGCTGTCGTTCATCCCGATCGTGGGTGCCACGCTGGCCGGAATTCTCGCGGCGCTCGTCGGCCTCGTCGATGGCGGCCTGTGGACGGCCATCATCATCGTCATCATCGTGATCGGTGTGAACCAGCTCGAGAGCAACTTCCTGCAGCCGGTCCTCATGGGACGCACGCTCAAGCTGCACGCTCTCGCGATCCTCGTCGCGTTGATGGTCGGTACCGTTCTCGCCGGCATTCTCGGCGCCGTTCTCGCGGTGCCGCTGGCAGCGGTGGCCTGGGGCATCATCCAGGTCTGGGACGGCGAGAACCTTCCCGCGCGCTGGGCGCGCCCGAAGGAGAAGAAAGAGCTGTAA
- a CDS encoding MFS transporter has product MFRSLKLFNFRIWFLGALVSNVGAWMQATAQDWVVLTELTDHDATAVGLTMAFQFGPPLVLVGVTGWVADRFDRRTLLLITQSVLGLISVAIGVLLILDVMTLPIMYAFAIAFGVANAFDSPARQAFVSDIVGRSQASNAVALNSASFNMARLIGPAAGAILLIAVGSGWVFVINAVTFLAMIAALAFLRTDELQPRVLQAKGGGRLIDGFRYVTGRKDLVIAFIMAFLMGAFGLNFPIFSSTMAIEFGRDADGYGLLSSSLALGSLAGALLAARRDRARLRVVMLASACFGVSLLVASQMPGYWAYAAVCIVIGFTSVTMLTTTNGYVQTTTDPALRGRVLALYLAVIMGATPVGAPLVGAISDAWGPRVALLFGAGAGLVAAAIGAGWLLFSGRVRRAEAFRITIDETRPITIVNEVIPEQFSDQGAQTTPIRAVLEEDRKRP; this is encoded by the coding sequence ATGTTCCGCTCGCTTAAGCTGTTCAACTTCCGCATCTGGTTCCTCGGAGCCCTGGTCTCGAACGTCGGCGCCTGGATGCAGGCAACGGCGCAGGACTGGGTCGTGCTCACGGAACTCACCGACCACGATGCCACGGCCGTCGGGCTCACGATGGCGTTCCAGTTCGGCCCGCCGCTGGTTCTCGTGGGGGTCACGGGCTGGGTCGCCGACCGCTTCGACCGGCGAACGCTGCTGCTGATCACCCAGTCCGTGCTCGGGCTCATCTCCGTGGCGATCGGTGTTCTGCTGATCCTCGATGTGATGACGCTGCCGATCATGTACGCGTTCGCCATCGCCTTCGGCGTCGCGAACGCATTCGATAGCCCCGCGCGCCAGGCGTTCGTCTCGGACATCGTGGGCAGATCACAGGCGTCGAACGCTGTTGCCCTGAACTCCGCATCGTTCAACATGGCCCGGCTCATCGGTCCCGCTGCTGGCGCCATTTTGCTGATCGCGGTCGGAAGCGGCTGGGTGTTCGTCATCAACGCGGTCACCTTCCTCGCGATGATCGCCGCGCTGGCGTTCCTGCGCACGGACGAACTGCAGCCGCGCGTGCTGCAGGCGAAGGGCGGCGGGCGGCTGATCGACGGCTTCCGCTATGTGACGGGACGCAAGGATCTCGTGATCGCCTTCATCATGGCGTTCTTGATGGGAGCCTTCGGGCTGAACTTCCCGATCTTCTCCTCCACCATGGCGATTGAATTCGGGCGGGACGCCGACGGCTATGGGCTGCTCTCCTCGTCGCTTGCTCTGGGATCCCTCGCCGGGGCATTGCTCGCCGCGAGGCGCGATCGTGCCCGGCTGCGCGTGGTCATGCTCGCCTCCGCCTGTTTCGGCGTCTCGCTTCTCGTCGCCTCGCAGATGCCGGGCTACTGGGCGTATGCCGCGGTGTGCATCGTCATCGGGTTCACCAGCGTGACGATGCTCACCACCACCAACGGGTACGTGCAGACCACAACCGATCCGGCGCTCCGCGGCCGGGTTCTGGCGCTGTACCTTGCCGTGATCATGGGGGCCACCCCCGTTGGTGCCCCGCTCGTTGGCGCGATCAGCGATGCCTGGGGGCCGCGCGTTGCGTTGCTGTTCGGAGCGGGCGCCGGGCTGGTCGCCGCCGCAATCGGTGCGGGGTGGTTGCTGTTCTCCGGCCGGGTACGCCGGGCCGAGGCGTTCCGGATCACGATCGATGAGACCCGTCCCATCACCATCGTGAACGAGGTGATTCCCGAACAGTTCAGCGATCAGGGAGCCCAGACGACTCCGATTCGCGCCGTTTTGGAGGAGGACCGAAAGCGGCCCTGA